A genomic stretch from Salvelinus alpinus chromosome 38, SLU_Salpinus.1, whole genome shotgun sequence includes:
- the LOC139566190 gene encoding signal transducer and activator of transcription 1-alpha/beta-like isoform X3 has product MAQWCQLTLLDPNYQEQVHQLYDDSFPMDIRQYLSKWIESIDWDNVAVDESLATVRFHDLLAHLDDQHSRFALEKDLLRQHNIRKFKGNLQDRFQEDPVYMAMIISRNLKEEQRILAAAKSIETDRENTQTSMVLEKQKLDNKVKDMKNKVQEADQNVKSLEYLQDEHDFKENILKNREHEMNGLTPEQLEHEKLLIVQICFKLKFKRREVVGQLAEVLNMAEAIQSDLISEELPEWKKRQQSSCIGGPPNACLDQLQNWFTAVAESLQQVRQQLKELQKLEQKYTYDNDPIKQQKGFLEGRALALFRNLLEHSLVVERQPCMTTHPQRPLVLQTKLQFTVKLRFLVKLQEFNYQLKVKALFDKDVTEKKGFRKFNILGTNTKVMTMEESNGSLAGEFLHLKLQEQRVTGRGKKEGPLIVTEELHCICFESELRQSGLEIKLGTISLPIVVISNVSQLPSGWASILWYNMLTSEPQNLEFFLSPPAASWGQLSEVLSWQFSSVTKRGLNEEQLGMLADKQLGQKAQRNPEGLIPWAMFGAVKSLSEKRFPFWLWIEDILDFIKRHLLSLWNDGCILGFVSKERAKAMLTGKCPGTFLLRFSESSRDGAITFTWVEHDLNDKPVFHAVEPYTKKEVSGVSLPDIIRTYKVMAAENIPENPLRFLYPDIPKDKSFGKYYTRASEASEPMDVESPGYIKKYLISVSEVTAEFENTLDLDRN; this is encoded by the exons ATGGCCCAGTGGTGCCAGCTGACCCTACTGGACCCTAATTACCAGGAACAGGTCCACCAGCTCTATGATGACTCCTTCCCCATGGACATCAGACAGTACCTCAGCAAGTGGATTGAGAGCATCGACTG GGATAATGTGGCTGTTGACGAATCCCTGGCCACTGTCCGCTTCCACGACCTCCTAGCCCATCTTGATGACCAACACAGCCGCTTCGCCCTGGAGAAAGACCTCCTGCGACAACACAACATCCGCAAGTTCAAGGGAAACCTCCAG GACCGCTTTCAGGAGGACCCTGTTTACATGGCCATGATCATCTCCAGAAACCTGAAGGAGGAGCAGAGGATTCTGGCTGCTGCCAAAAGCATAGAG ACcgacagagaaaacacacagaccAGCATGGTTCTGGAGAAGCAAAAGCTGGACAACAAAGTGAAAGACATGAAAAACAAGGTTCAG GAAGCGGATCAGAATGTAAAGTCTCTGGAATACCTTCAAGACGAGCATGACTTTAAGGAAAATATTCTTAAGAACAGAG AACATGAAATGAACGGGCTGACACCCGAACAGCTGGAACACGAGAAGCTGCTGATTGTACAGATTTGTTTCAAGCTGAAGTTCAAGAGAAGG GAAGTGGTTGGCCAGTTGGCGGAGGTGCTCAACATGGCCGAGGCGATCCAGTCAGACCTGATCTCAGAGGAGCTGCCTGAGTGGAAGAAGAGGCAGCAGAGCTCCTGTATTGGAGGACCACCCAACGCATGTCTGGACCAACTGCAGAACTG GTTCACAGCGGTGGCAGAAAGCCTGCAGCAGGTGAGGCAGCAGCTGAAGGAGCTCCAGAAACTAGAGCAGAAGTACACATACGACAACGACCCAATCAAACAGCAGAAAGGCTTCCTGGAGGGGCGGGCCTTGGCACTGTTCCGGAACCTCCTTGAACA TTCCTTGGTGGTAGAGAGACAGCCCTGTATGACCACACATCCACAGAGACCTCTGGTGCTGCAGACAAAGTTGCAGTTCACTGTGAAGCTCAG ATTTCTTGTGAAGCTCCAGGAATTCAACTATCAACTCAAAGTGAAAGCTTTGTTTGACAA GGACGTTACAGAAAAGAAAGGGTTTCGTAAGTTCAACATATTGGGTACCAACACAAAAGTTATGACTATGGAGGAGTCAAATGGAAGCTTGGCTGGAGAGTTTTTACATTTG AAACTACAAGAGCAGAGAGTGACTGGAAGAGGAAAGAAAGAG GGGCCTCTCATTGTGACAGAGGAGCTGCACTGCATCTGCTTTGAGTCGGAACTCCGCCAGTCAGGTCTGGAAATCAAACTAGGG ACCATCTCCCTGCCCATCGTGGTCATCTCCAACGTCAGCCAGCTGCCCAGTGGCTGGGCCTCCATCCTGTGGTACAACATGCTGACCAGCGAGCCCCAG AATCTGGAGTTCTTCCTGAGCCCTCCTGCAGCGTCCTGGGGTCAGCTGTCTGAGGTGCTGAGCTGGCAGTTCTCCTCTGTCACCAAGAGGGGGCTCAATGAAGAGCAGCTAGGCATGCTGGCTGACAAACAACTGGGCCAGAAAGCACAGAGGAATCCTGAGGGCCTTATCCCCTGGGCCATGTTCGGTGCTGTCAAG AGCCTCAGTGAGAAGAGATTTCCCTTCTGGCTGTGGATCGAAGACATCCTGGACTTCATCAAGAGACATCTGCTGTCCCTGTGGAATGATGG TTGCATCCTGGGCTTTGTGAGTAAGGAGAGGGCAAAGGCCATGCTGACTGGGAAGTGTCCAGGGACGTTCCTGCTGCGCTTCAGTGAGAGTAGCAGAGACGGAGCCATCACATTCACTTGGGTGGAACACGACCTAAACG ATAAGCCTGTATTCCATGCAGTGGAACCCTACACCAAGAAGGAGGTGTCTGGCGTCTCTCTGCCTGACATCATCCGAACCTACAAGGTGATGGCAGCTGAGAACATCCCAGAGAACCCACTCCGCTTCCTCTACCCAGACATCCCCAAAGACAAGTCCTTCGGAAAGTACTACACCAGGGCCTCCGAGG
- the LOC139566190 gene encoding signal transducer and activator of transcription 4-like isoform X1, with translation MAQWCQLTLLDPNYQEQVHQLYDDSFPMDIRQYLSKWIESIDWDNVAVDESLATVRFHDLLAHLDDQHSRFALEKDLLRQHNIRKFKGNLQDRFQEDPVYMAMIISRNLKEEQRILAAAKSIETDRENTQTSMVLEKQKLDNKVKDMKNKVQEADQNVKSLEYLQDEHDFKENILKNREHEMNGLTPEQLEHEKLLIVQICFKLKFKRREVVGQLAEVLNMAEAIQSDLISEELPEWKKRQQSSCIGGPPNACLDQLQNWFTAVAESLQQVRQQLKELQKLEQKYTYDNDPIKQQKGFLEGRALALFRNLLEHSLVVERQPCMTTHPQRPLVLQTKLQFTVKLRFLVKLQEFNYQLKVKALFDKDVTEKKGFRKFNILGTNTKVMTMEESNGSLAGEFLHLKLQEQRVTGRGKKEGPLIVTEELHCICFESELRQSGLEIKLGTISLPIVVISNVSQLPSGWASILWYNMLTSEPQNLEFFLSPPAASWGQLSEVLSWQFSSVTKRGLNEEQLGMLADKQLGQKAQRNPEGLIPWAMFGAVKSLSEKRFPFWLWIEDILDFIKRHLLSLWNDGCILGFVSKERAKAMLTGKCPGTFLLRFSESSRDGAITFTWVEHDLNDKPVFHAVEPYTKKEVSGVSLPDIIRTYKVMAAENIPENPLRFLYPDIPKDKSFGKYYTRASEEPMDVESPTDTGYVKTDIISVSEVHPSRLQDKMMLMPPEVFEELENRLVRQCWSGSPKNIDNAVMAQWCQLTLLDPNYQEQVHQLYDDSFPMDIRQYLSKWIESIDWDNVAVDESLATVRFHDLLAHLDDQHSRFALEKDLPRQHNIRKFKRNLQDRFQEDPVYMAMIISRNLKEEQRILAAAKSIETDRENTQTSMVLEKQKLDNKVKDMKNKVQEADQNVKSLEYLQDEHDFKENTLKNREHEMNGLTPEQLEHEIVELNFSLKHMRVEVVGQLAEVLNMAEAVQSDLISEELPEWKKRQQSSCIGGPPNACLDQLQNWFTAVAESLQQVRQQLKELQELEQKYTYDNDPIKQQKGFLEGRALALFRNLLEHSLVVERQPCMPTHPQRPLVLQTKLQFTVKLRFLVKLQEFNYQLKVKALFDKDVTEKKGFRKFNILGTNTKVMTMEESNGSLAAEFLHLKLQEQRVTGRGKKEWPLIVTEELHCICFESELRQSGLEIKLGTISLPIVVISNVSQLPSGWASILWYNMLTSEPQNLEFFLSPPAASWGQLSEVLSWQFSSVTKRGLNEEQLGMLADKLLGQKAQRNPEGLIPWAMFGAVKSLNEKRFPFWLWIEDILDFIKRHLLSLWNDGCILGFVSKERAKAMLTGKCPGTFLLRFSESSRDGAITFTWVEHDLNDKPVFHAVEPYTKKKLSVISLPEIIRNYKVMAAGNIPEIPLSFLYPDIPKDEAFGKFYTGASEASEPMDVESPGYIKKYLISVSEVTAEFENTLDLDRN, from the exons ATGGCCCAGTGGTGCCAGCTGACCCTACTGGACCCTAATTACCAGGAACAGGTCCACCAGCTCTATGATGACTCCTTCCCCATGGACATCAGACAGTACCTCAGCAAGTGGATTGAGAGCATCGACTG GGATAATGTGGCTGTTGACGAATCCCTGGCCACTGTCCGCTTCCACGACCTCCTAGCCCATCTTGATGACCAACACAGCCGCTTCGCCCTGGAGAAAGACCTCCTGCGACAACACAACATCCGCAAGTTCAAGGGAAACCTCCAG GACCGCTTTCAGGAGGACCCTGTTTACATGGCCATGATCATCTCCAGAAACCTGAAGGAGGAGCAGAGGATTCTGGCTGCTGCCAAAAGCATAGAG ACcgacagagaaaacacacagaccAGCATGGTTCTGGAGAAGCAAAAGCTGGACAACAAAGTGAAAGACATGAAAAACAAGGTTCAG GAAGCGGATCAGAATGTAAAGTCTCTGGAATACCTTCAAGACGAGCATGACTTTAAGGAAAATATTCTTAAGAACAGAG AACATGAAATGAACGGGCTGACACCCGAACAGCTGGAACACGAGAAGCTGCTGATTGTACAGATTTGTTTCAAGCTGAAGTTCAAGAGAAGG GAAGTGGTTGGCCAGTTGGCGGAGGTGCTCAACATGGCCGAGGCGATCCAGTCAGACCTGATCTCAGAGGAGCTGCCTGAGTGGAAGAAGAGGCAGCAGAGCTCCTGTATTGGAGGACCACCCAACGCATGTCTGGACCAACTGCAGAACTG GTTCACAGCGGTGGCAGAAAGCCTGCAGCAGGTGAGGCAGCAGCTGAAGGAGCTCCAGAAACTAGAGCAGAAGTACACATACGACAACGACCCAATCAAACAGCAGAAAGGCTTCCTGGAGGGGCGGGCCTTGGCACTGTTCCGGAACCTCCTTGAACA TTCCTTGGTGGTAGAGAGACAGCCCTGTATGACCACACATCCACAGAGACCTCTGGTGCTGCAGACAAAGTTGCAGTTCACTGTGAAGCTCAG ATTTCTTGTGAAGCTCCAGGAATTCAACTATCAACTCAAAGTGAAAGCTTTGTTTGACAA GGACGTTACAGAAAAGAAAGGGTTTCGTAAGTTCAACATATTGGGTACCAACACAAAAGTTATGACTATGGAGGAGTCAAATGGAAGCTTGGCTGGAGAGTTTTTACATTTG AAACTACAAGAGCAGAGAGTGACTGGAAGAGGAAAGAAAGAG GGGCCTCTCATTGTGACAGAGGAGCTGCACTGCATCTGCTTTGAGTCGGAACTCCGCCAGTCAGGTCTGGAAATCAAACTAGGG ACCATCTCCCTGCCCATCGTGGTCATCTCCAACGTCAGCCAGCTGCCCAGTGGCTGGGCCTCCATCCTGTGGTACAACATGCTGACCAGCGAGCCCCAG AATCTGGAGTTCTTCCTGAGCCCTCCTGCAGCGTCCTGGGGTCAGCTGTCTGAGGTGCTGAGCTGGCAGTTCTCCTCTGTCACCAAGAGGGGGCTCAATGAAGAGCAGCTAGGCATGCTGGCTGACAAACAACTGGGCCAGAAAGCACAGAGGAATCCTGAGGGCCTTATCCCCTGGGCCATGTTCGGTGCTGTCAAG AGCCTCAGTGAGAAGAGATTTCCCTTCTGGCTGTGGATCGAAGACATCCTGGACTTCATCAAGAGACATCTGCTGTCCCTGTGGAATGATGG TTGCATCCTGGGCTTTGTGAGTAAGGAGAGGGCAAAGGCCATGCTGACTGGGAAGTGTCCAGGGACGTTCCTGCTGCGCTTCAGTGAGAGTAGCAGAGACGGAGCCATCACATTCACTTGGGTGGAACACGACCTAAACG ATAAGCCTGTATTCCATGCAGTGGAACCCTACACCAAGAAGGAGGTGTCTGGCGTCTCTCTGCCTGACATCATCCGAACCTACAAGGTGATGGCAGCTGAGAACATCCCAGAGAACCCACTCCGCTTCCTCTACCCAGACATCCCCAAAGACAAGTCCTTCGGAAAGTACTACACCAGGGCCTCCGAGG AGCCCATGGATGTGGAGAGTCCCACCGACACAGGATACGTAAAGACCGATATCATATCAGTGTCAGAAGT TCACCCATCTAGACTGCAAGACAAGATGATGCTCATGCCGCCAGAAGTGTTTGAAGAGCTGGAAAATCGGCTAGTGCGCCAATGTTGGAGTGGAAGTCCTAAGAATATTGATAATGCTGTG ATGGCCCAGTGGTGCCAGCTGACCCTACTGGACCCTAATTACCAGGAGCAGGTCCACCAGCTCTATGATGACTCCTTCCCCATGGACATCAGACAGTACCTCAGCAAGTGGATTGAGAGCATCGACTG GGATAATGTGGCTGTTGACGAATCCCTGGCCACTGTCCGCTTCCACGACCTCCTAGCCCATCTTGATGACCAACACAGCCGCTTCGCCCTGGAGAAAGACCTCCCGCGACAACACAACATCCGCAAGTTCAAGAGAAACCTCCAG GACCGCTTTCAGGAGGACCCTGTTTACATGGCCATGATCATCTCCAGAAACCTGAAGGAGGAGCAGAGGATTCTGGCTGCTGCCAAAAGCATAGAG ACcgacagagaaaacacacagactAGCATGGTTCTGGAGAAGCAAAAGCTGGACAACAAAGTGAAAGACATGAAAAACAAGGTTCAG GAAGCGGATCAGAATGTAAAGTCTCTGGAATACCTTCAAGACGAGCATGACTTTAAGGAAAATACTCTTAAGAACAGAG AACATGAAATGAACGGGCTGACACCCGAACAGCTGGAACACGAGATTGTAGAGTTGAACTTCAGCTTGAAACACATGAGAGTG GAAGTGGTTGGCCAGTTGGCGGAGGTGCTCAACATGGCCGAGGCGGTCCAGTCAGACCTGATCTCAGAGGAGCTGCCTGAGTGGAAGAAGAGGCAGCAGAGCTCCTGTATTGGAGGACCACCCAACGCATGTCTGGACCAACTGCAGAACTG GTTCACAGCGGTGGCAGAAAGCCTGCAGCAGGTGAGGCAGCAGCTGAAGGAGCTCCAGGAACTAGAGCAGAAGTACACATACGACAACGACCCAATCAAACAGCAGAAAGGCTTCCTGGAGGGGCGGGCCTTGGCACTGTTCCGGAACCTCCTTGAACA TTCCTTGGTGGTAGAGAGACAGCCCTGTATGCCCACACATCCACAGAGACCTCTGGTGCTGCAGACAAAGTTGCAGTTCACTGTGAAGCTCAG ATTTCTTGTGAAGCTCCAGGAATTCAACTATCAACTCAAAGTGAAAGCTTTGTTTGACAA GGACGTTACAGAAAAGAAAGGGTTTCGTAAGTTCAACATATTGGGTACCAACACAAAAGTTATGACTATGGAGGAGTCAAATGGAAGCTTGGCTGCAGAGTTTTTACATTTG AAACTACAAGAGCAGAGAGTGACTGGAAGAGGAAAGAAAGAG TGGCCTCTCATTGTGACAGAGGAGCTGCACTGCATCTGCTTTGAGTCGGAACTCCGCCAGTCAGGTCTGGAAATCAAACTAGGG ACCATCTCCCTGCCCATCGTGGTCATCTCCAACGTCAGCCAGCTGCCCAGTGGCTGGGCCTCCATCCTGTGGTACAACATGCTGACCAGCGAGCCCCAG AACCTGGAGTTCTTCCTGAGCCCTCCTGCAGCGTCCTGGGGTCAGCTATCTGAGGTGCTGAGCTGGCAGTTCTCCTCTGTCACCAAGAGGGGGCTCAATGAAGAGCAGCTAGGCATGCTGGCTGACAAACTACTGGGCCAGAAAGCACAGAGGAATCCTGAGGGCCTTATCCCCTGGGCCATGTTCGGTGCTGTCAAG AGCCTCAATGAGAAGAGGTTTCCCTTCTGGCTGTGGATCGAAGACATCCTGGACTTCATCAAGAGACATCTGCTGTCCCTGTGGAATGATGG TTGCATTCTGGGCTTTGTGAGTAAGGAGAGGGCAAAGGCCATGCTGACTGGGAAGTGTCCAGGCACGTTCCTGCTGCGCTTCAGTGAGAGTAGCAGAGACGGAGCCATCACATTCACTTGGGTGGAACACGACCTAAACG
- the LOC139566190 gene encoding signal transducer and activator of transcription 1-alpha/beta-like isoform X2 — protein MAQWCQLTLLDPNYQEQVHQLYDDSFPMDIRQYLSKWIESIDWDNVAVDESLATVRFHDLLAHLDDQHSRFALEKDLLRQHNIRKFKGNLQDRFQEDPVYMAMIISRNLKEEQRILAAAKSIETDRENTQTSMVLEKQKLDNKVKDMKNKVQEADQNVKSLEYLQDEHDFKENILKNREHEMNGLTPEQLEHEKLLIVQICFKLKFKRREVVGQLAEVLNMAEAIQSDLISEELPEWKKRQQSSCIGGPPNACLDQLQNWFTAVAESLQQVRQQLKELQKLEQKYTYDNDPIKQQKGFLEGRALALFRNLLEHSLVVERQPCMTTHPQRPLVLQTKLQFTVKLRFLVKLQEFNYQLKVKALFDKDVTEKKGFRKFNILGTNTKVMTMEESNGSLAGEFLHLKLQEQRVTGRGKKEGPLIVTEELHCICFESELRQSGLEIKLGTISLPIVVISNVSQLPSGWASILWYNMLTSEPQNLEFFLSPPAASWGQLSEVLSWQFSSVTKRGLNEEQLGMLADKQLGQKAQRNPEGLIPWAMFGAVKSLSEKRFPFWLWIEDILDFIKRHLLSLWNDGCILGFVSKERAKAMLTGKCPGTFLLRFSESSRDGAITFTWVEHDLNDKPVFHAVEPYTKKEVSGVSLPDIIRTYKVMAAENIPENPLRFLYPDIPKDKSFGKYYTRASEEPMDVESPTDTGYVKTDIISVSEVHPSRLQDKMMLMPPEVFEELENRLVRQCWSGSPKNIDNAVMAQWCQLTLLDPNYQEQVHQLYDDSFPMDIRQYLSKWIESIDWDNVAVDESLATVRFHDLLAHLDDQHSRFALEKDLPRQHNIRKFKRNLQDRFQEDPVYMAMIISRNLKEEQRILAAAKSIETDRENTQTSMVLEKQKLDNKVKDMKNKVQEADQNVKSLEYLQDEHDFKENTLKNREHEMNGLTPEQLEHEIVELNFSLKHMRVEVVGQLAEVLNMAEAVQSDLISEELPEWKKRQQSSCIGGPPNACLDQLQNWFTAVAESLQQVRQQLKELQELEQKYTYDNDPIKQQKGFLEGRALALFRNLLEHSLVVERQPCMPTHPQRPLVLQTKLQFTVKLRFLVKLQEFNYQLKVKALFDKDVTEKKGFRKFNILGTNTKVMTMEESNGSLAAEFLHLKLQEQRVTGRGKKEWPLIVTEELHCICFESELRQSGLEIKLGTISLPIVVISNVSQLPSGWASILWYNMLTSEPQNLEFFLSPPAASWGQLSEVLSWQFSSVTKRGLNEEQLGMLADKLLGQKAQRNPEGLIPWAMFGAVKSLNEKRFPFWLWIEDILDFIKRHLLSLWNDGCILGFVSKERAKAMLTGKCPGTFLLRFSESSRDGAITFTWVEHDLNDKPVFHAVEPYTKKKLSVISLPEIIRNYKVMAAGNIPEIPLSFLYPDIPKDEAFGKFYTGASEGDCRV, from the exons ATGGCCCAGTGGTGCCAGCTGACCCTACTGGACCCTAATTACCAGGAACAGGTCCACCAGCTCTATGATGACTCCTTCCCCATGGACATCAGACAGTACCTCAGCAAGTGGATTGAGAGCATCGACTG GGATAATGTGGCTGTTGACGAATCCCTGGCCACTGTCCGCTTCCACGACCTCCTAGCCCATCTTGATGACCAACACAGCCGCTTCGCCCTGGAGAAAGACCTCCTGCGACAACACAACATCCGCAAGTTCAAGGGAAACCTCCAG GACCGCTTTCAGGAGGACCCTGTTTACATGGCCATGATCATCTCCAGAAACCTGAAGGAGGAGCAGAGGATTCTGGCTGCTGCCAAAAGCATAGAG ACcgacagagaaaacacacagaccAGCATGGTTCTGGAGAAGCAAAAGCTGGACAACAAAGTGAAAGACATGAAAAACAAGGTTCAG GAAGCGGATCAGAATGTAAAGTCTCTGGAATACCTTCAAGACGAGCATGACTTTAAGGAAAATATTCTTAAGAACAGAG AACATGAAATGAACGGGCTGACACCCGAACAGCTGGAACACGAGAAGCTGCTGATTGTACAGATTTGTTTCAAGCTGAAGTTCAAGAGAAGG GAAGTGGTTGGCCAGTTGGCGGAGGTGCTCAACATGGCCGAGGCGATCCAGTCAGACCTGATCTCAGAGGAGCTGCCTGAGTGGAAGAAGAGGCAGCAGAGCTCCTGTATTGGAGGACCACCCAACGCATGTCTGGACCAACTGCAGAACTG GTTCACAGCGGTGGCAGAAAGCCTGCAGCAGGTGAGGCAGCAGCTGAAGGAGCTCCAGAAACTAGAGCAGAAGTACACATACGACAACGACCCAATCAAACAGCAGAAAGGCTTCCTGGAGGGGCGGGCCTTGGCACTGTTCCGGAACCTCCTTGAACA TTCCTTGGTGGTAGAGAGACAGCCCTGTATGACCACACATCCACAGAGACCTCTGGTGCTGCAGACAAAGTTGCAGTTCACTGTGAAGCTCAG ATTTCTTGTGAAGCTCCAGGAATTCAACTATCAACTCAAAGTGAAAGCTTTGTTTGACAA GGACGTTACAGAAAAGAAAGGGTTTCGTAAGTTCAACATATTGGGTACCAACACAAAAGTTATGACTATGGAGGAGTCAAATGGAAGCTTGGCTGGAGAGTTTTTACATTTG AAACTACAAGAGCAGAGAGTGACTGGAAGAGGAAAGAAAGAG GGGCCTCTCATTGTGACAGAGGAGCTGCACTGCATCTGCTTTGAGTCGGAACTCCGCCAGTCAGGTCTGGAAATCAAACTAGGG ACCATCTCCCTGCCCATCGTGGTCATCTCCAACGTCAGCCAGCTGCCCAGTGGCTGGGCCTCCATCCTGTGGTACAACATGCTGACCAGCGAGCCCCAG AATCTGGAGTTCTTCCTGAGCCCTCCTGCAGCGTCCTGGGGTCAGCTGTCTGAGGTGCTGAGCTGGCAGTTCTCCTCTGTCACCAAGAGGGGGCTCAATGAAGAGCAGCTAGGCATGCTGGCTGACAAACAACTGGGCCAGAAAGCACAGAGGAATCCTGAGGGCCTTATCCCCTGGGCCATGTTCGGTGCTGTCAAG AGCCTCAGTGAGAAGAGATTTCCCTTCTGGCTGTGGATCGAAGACATCCTGGACTTCATCAAGAGACATCTGCTGTCCCTGTGGAATGATGG TTGCATCCTGGGCTTTGTGAGTAAGGAGAGGGCAAAGGCCATGCTGACTGGGAAGTGTCCAGGGACGTTCCTGCTGCGCTTCAGTGAGAGTAGCAGAGACGGAGCCATCACATTCACTTGGGTGGAACACGACCTAAACG ATAAGCCTGTATTCCATGCAGTGGAACCCTACACCAAGAAGGAGGTGTCTGGCGTCTCTCTGCCTGACATCATCCGAACCTACAAGGTGATGGCAGCTGAGAACATCCCAGAGAACCCACTCCGCTTCCTCTACCCAGACATCCCCAAAGACAAGTCCTTCGGAAAGTACTACACCAGGGCCTCCGAGG AGCCCATGGATGTGGAGAGTCCCACCGACACAGGATACGTAAAGACCGATATCATATCAGTGTCAGAAGT TCACCCATCTAGACTGCAAGACAAGATGATGCTCATGCCGCCAGAAGTGTTTGAAGAGCTGGAAAATCGGCTAGTGCGCCAATGTTGGAGTGGAAGTCCTAAGAATATTGATAATGCTGTG ATGGCCCAGTGGTGCCAGCTGACCCTACTGGACCCTAATTACCAGGAGCAGGTCCACCAGCTCTATGATGACTCCTTCCCCATGGACATCAGACAGTACCTCAGCAAGTGGATTGAGAGCATCGACTG GGATAATGTGGCTGTTGACGAATCCCTGGCCACTGTCCGCTTCCACGACCTCCTAGCCCATCTTGATGACCAACACAGCCGCTTCGCCCTGGAGAAAGACCTCCCGCGACAACACAACATCCGCAAGTTCAAGAGAAACCTCCAG GACCGCTTTCAGGAGGACCCTGTTTACATGGCCATGATCATCTCCAGAAACCTGAAGGAGGAGCAGAGGATTCTGGCTGCTGCCAAAAGCATAGAG ACcgacagagaaaacacacagactAGCATGGTTCTGGAGAAGCAAAAGCTGGACAACAAAGTGAAAGACATGAAAAACAAGGTTCAG GAAGCGGATCAGAATGTAAAGTCTCTGGAATACCTTCAAGACGAGCATGACTTTAAGGAAAATACTCTTAAGAACAGAG AACATGAAATGAACGGGCTGACACCCGAACAGCTGGAACACGAGATTGTAGAGTTGAACTTCAGCTTGAAACACATGAGAGTG GAAGTGGTTGGCCAGTTGGCGGAGGTGCTCAACATGGCCGAGGCGGTCCAGTCAGACCTGATCTCAGAGGAGCTGCCTGAGTGGAAGAAGAGGCAGCAGAGCTCCTGTATTGGAGGACCACCCAACGCATGTCTGGACCAACTGCAGAACTG GTTCACAGCGGTGGCAGAAAGCCTGCAGCAGGTGAGGCAGCAGCTGAAGGAGCTCCAGGAACTAGAGCAGAAGTACACATACGACAACGACCCAATCAAACAGCAGAAAGGCTTCCTGGAGGGGCGGGCCTTGGCACTGTTCCGGAACCTCCTTGAACA TTCCTTGGTGGTAGAGAGACAGCCCTGTATGCCCACACATCCACAGAGACCTCTGGTGCTGCAGACAAAGTTGCAGTTCACTGTGAAGCTCAG ATTTCTTGTGAAGCTCCAGGAATTCAACTATCAACTCAAAGTGAAAGCTTTGTTTGACAA GGACGTTACAGAAAAGAAAGGGTTTCGTAAGTTCAACATATTGGGTACCAACACAAAAGTTATGACTATGGAGGAGTCAAATGGAAGCTTGGCTGCAGAGTTTTTACATTTG AAACTACAAGAGCAGAGAGTGACTGGAAGAGGAAAGAAAGAG TGGCCTCTCATTGTGACAGAGGAGCTGCACTGCATCTGCTTTGAGTCGGAACTCCGCCAGTCAGGTCTGGAAATCAAACTAGGG ACCATCTCCCTGCCCATCGTGGTCATCTCCAACGTCAGCCAGCTGCCCAGTGGCTGGGCCTCCATCCTGTGGTACAACATGCTGACCAGCGAGCCCCAG AACCTGGAGTTCTTCCTGAGCCCTCCTGCAGCGTCCTGGGGTCAGCTATCTGAGGTGCTGAGCTGGCAGTTCTCCTCTGTCACCAAGAGGGGGCTCAATGAAGAGCAGCTAGGCATGCTGGCTGACAAACTACTGGGCCAGAAAGCACAGAGGAATCCTGAGGGCCTTATCCCCTGGGCCATGTTCGGTGCTGTCAAG AGCCTCAATGAGAAGAGGTTTCCCTTCTGGCTGTGGATCGAAGACATCCTGGACTTCATCAAGAGACATCTGCTGTCCCTGTGGAATGATGG TTGCATTCTGGGCTTTGTGAGTAAGGAGAGGGCAAAGGCCATGCTGACTGGGAAGTGTCCAGGCACGTTCCTGCTGCGCTTCAGTGAGAGTAGCAGAGACGGAGCCATCACATTCACTTGGGTGGAACACGACCTAAACG